Proteins encoded together in one Chitinophaga sp. LS1 window:
- a CDS encoding phospho-sugar mutase has product MDNVIESKVSQWLNGQFDAETVSAIKKLQQENPDELADSFYRNLEFGTGGLRGIMGVGTNRMNKYTVGMATQGFANYLKQAFTDEIKIAIAHDSRNNSRFFAEVAANVMAANGIKVYLFESLRPTPELSFTIRHLKCKGGIVLTASHNPKEYNGYKAYWDDGAQLIPPHDKNVIREVEKIANVEDVKWSGGEANIHPISTEIDEAYMQMLKGLSIQPEAIAAQKDLKIVYTPIHGTGITLVPETLKRFGFTNVHVVEEQATPNGNFPTVVYPNPEESEAMSIGLKKAKELDAAILLGTDPDSDRVGIAVKDLKGEWILLNGNQTAVLLFNYIIEGRRAKGLAGATDYVCKTVVTSDLIDVFAAKNNVNCYNVLTGFKWIAELIRTKEGKEQFICGGEESYGYMIGDNVRDKDAIASVALICEMAAVAAGQGRTLYQQLIDIYIKYGYYKENLISITKKGMKGADEIADMMKGYRENPPATIAGVPVVTTYDYQLQQVKNLKTGEMKAITLPKSNVLQFVLEDGSKISARPSGTEPKIKFYFSVNQKLESAEGFEAATQALDAKIQEIIQDMKLK; this is encoded by the coding sequence ATGGATAATGTAATCGAAAGTAAGGTATCACAATGGCTGAACGGCCAGTTTGATGCGGAGACGGTATCCGCTATCAAAAAATTGCAGCAGGAAAACCCCGATGAACTGGCTGATTCCTTTTACCGTAACCTTGAATTTGGCACGGGCGGTCTACGCGGTATCATGGGCGTAGGTACCAACCGTATGAACAAATACACAGTGGGTATGGCTACTCAGGGTTTTGCCAACTACCTGAAACAGGCTTTCACGGATGAAATCAAAATCGCGATTGCACACGACAGTCGCAACAACAGCCGTTTCTTTGCCGAAGTGGCTGCCAACGTTATGGCTGCAAATGGTATCAAAGTATACCTTTTCGAAAGTCTCCGCCCTACTCCGGAGCTATCGTTCACCATCCGTCATCTCAAATGCAAAGGTGGTATCGTACTGACAGCATCGCATAATCCTAAAGAATATAACGGCTATAAAGCATATTGGGACGATGGCGCCCAGCTCATTCCGCCTCACGACAAGAACGTGATCCGCGAAGTAGAGAAAATCGCCAATGTGGAAGATGTGAAATGGTCTGGTGGTGAAGCAAACATCCATCCGATCAGCACTGAAATAGACGAAGCTTACATGCAGATGCTGAAAGGCCTGAGTATTCAGCCTGAAGCAATTGCGGCACAGAAAGATCTTAAAATCGTATATACGCCTATCCATGGTACCGGTATCACCCTGGTCCCTGAGACGCTGAAACGCTTTGGTTTTACCAATGTACATGTGGTAGAAGAACAGGCGACCCCAAATGGCAACTTCCCAACCGTGGTCTATCCCAACCCGGAAGAATCTGAAGCCATGAGCATTGGTCTGAAGAAGGCAAAGGAACTGGATGCCGCTATCCTGCTGGGTACCGATCCTGATTCTGACCGCGTAGGTATCGCTGTGAAGGACCTGAAAGGGGAATGGATCCTCCTGAATGGTAACCAGACCGCCGTACTGCTCTTCAATTATATTATAGAAGGCCGTCGTGCAAAAGGACTGGCAGGTGCAACGGATTACGTATGTAAAACCGTGGTAACCTCCGACCTGATCGACGTATTTGCTGCCAAAAACAATGTAAACTGTTACAATGTACTCACTGGTTTTAAATGGATCGCTGAACTGATCCGTACCAAGGAAGGAAAAGAACAGTTCATTTGTGGTGGTGAAGAGTCTTATGGCTACATGATCGGTGACAATGTGCGTGACAAAGACGCGATTGCTTCCGTAGCCCTGATTTGTGAAATGGCTGCCGTAGCTGCAGGCCAGGGTCGTACCCTTTACCAACAGCTGATTGACATCTATATAAAATATGGTTATTACAAGGAAAACCTGATCTCTATCACCAAGAAAGGCATGAAAGGTGCGGACGAAATTGCTGATATGATGAAAGGGTACCGCGAAAATCCACCTGCTACGATTGCTGGTGTGCCGGTAGTAACTACTTACGATTACCAGCTGCAACAGGTGAAAAACCTGAAGACCGGTGAGATGAAAGCTATCACCCTGCCTAAGTCGAATGTACTGCAGTTTGTGCTTGAAGACGGTAGTAAGATTTCTGCCCGTCCTTCTGGTACAGAGCCGAAGATCAAGTTCTATTTTAGCGTGAACCAGAAACTGGAAAGTGCGGAAGGGTTTGAGGCGGCTACGCAGGCACTGGATGCGAAGATCCAGGAGATCATTCAGGATATGAAACTGAAATAA
- a CDS encoding FecR family protein translates to MQIDELEILVHKYLNGTATQSEIQLLNQWYQQEQLVNKVWEADSLDEERVIKTEIFEVIMNRTGIQPDRQPVRRLWFPLTAAASVLLLICAGFYFYMPNRKAGTQEASLLHNDALPGSNGAILTLANGQKIQLGKGVIIKPDIENTDRIKKYGDSIVVYSSSNEGQMSATAYNTITTPNGKQFHIVLPDGTKVFMNAASSLQYPLAFSGSERVVKLTGEAYFEVVHNSRMPFKVQVDKQVVEDIGTEFNINSYNDNGAIAVTVLEGSAKVQVNKNAVTLTPGQQALTETGNDQIKVQSADTESVLAWKNGLFHFNDASIDLVLKQLARWYDLEVIYEGSIPKKTIDGEIYRDVKFSEVFMILKALQINYRIEGRKVIIKAS, encoded by the coding sequence ATGCAAATTGATGAGTTAGAAATATTAGTCCATAAATATTTGAATGGTACTGCTACTCAAAGTGAAATTCAGTTGCTAAACCAGTGGTATCAACAAGAACAGCTAGTCAATAAGGTATGGGAAGCCGATTCTTTAGATGAAGAAAGGGTCATTAAAACTGAAATATTCGAAGTAATCATGAACCGAACTGGCATACAACCAGACAGGCAACCTGTTCGGCGACTATGGTTTCCACTTACTGCCGCGGCTTCTGTCCTTTTACTCATTTGTGCCGGCTTTTATTTTTATATGCCCAACAGGAAAGCTGGTACCCAGGAGGCCAGTCTTCTTCATAATGATGCACTTCCAGGTTCAAACGGAGCAATTTTGACACTGGCCAACGGGCAAAAAATTCAGTTGGGAAAGGGTGTCATAATTAAGCCAGATATTGAAAACACTGACAGAATAAAAAAATATGGCGACAGCATTGTCGTTTACAGTTCATCAAACGAAGGTCAGATGAGCGCCACAGCATACAATACCATCACTACACCGAATGGGAAACAGTTCCATATTGTATTGCCGGATGGTACCAAAGTATTTATGAATGCAGCGTCAAGCCTGCAATATCCATTGGCTTTCAGTGGATCTGAACGGGTAGTAAAACTTACCGGGGAAGCTTATTTTGAAGTGGTTCATAATAGCCGGATGCCTTTTAAAGTGCAGGTAGACAAACAGGTAGTAGAAGACATAGGTACTGAATTTAATATCAATAGCTATAACGATAATGGGGCGATAGCAGTGACAGTACTGGAAGGAAGCGCCAAAGTCCAGGTAAATAAAAATGCTGTCACCTTAACGCCGGGACAACAGGCGCTGACCGAGACAGGGAATGATCAAATCAAGGTTCAGTCTGCAGATACTGAATCTGTGCTGGCCTGGAAAAATGGATTATTCCATTTTAACGATGCAAGTATCGATCTCGTACTTAAGCAACTGGCAAGATGGTATGACCTGGAAGTAATTTATGAGGGCAGCATACCTAAAAAGACTATCGATGGTGAAATATACAGGGACGTTAAATTTTCAGAAGTTTTCATGATTCTAAAAGCACTTCAGATTAATTACAGAATCGAGGGACGTAAAGTAATTATCAAAGCATCATAA
- a CDS encoding outer membrane beta-barrel protein, producing the protein MRYSLLIITAVLATCYVSVVAQTTNKLTGKAIDASTGKPVEYASVVILQEKDSSVLTGMYTQPDGTFSFNPLQTGHYILRITFMGYDNLYKNITTNKPLGTLKLTPTGKVLATVEIKSEKPAFSMQIDRQVFDAGAFVTAEGGTGTDILKNIPSVDVDIDDNVTLRGKSVTIYVDGKPSPFGDAKTALQMIPAETIDRVEVINNPSAKFEANGGGGIINIVLKKDKAIGYNVMFNAGVATRGQVNGTANASLRLKKFNFFGNYNGRYESTTGSGYSYRQNLIADTSGSWFFTQDSHNKNTSHQNGGRIGLDYYLGEYNTFTLSEGFSSSGGNSEDNILLDYLNQVKDPVKSGERHNTSGNKNPNNNTAFNFRHTTSRQNEEWTAYVSYSNNKGNSNSNYFTKYNTAANPTLQANTGRSQNKFWNIQTDYTTPFGKKGKFETGGKITLRNNNNDYNAQVYNWDSMEYQTSSLLSNTYYYKEDIYGAYVNVSNAIGNLGYMVGTRVEQAYLNGYSYTKDTSVNNKFFNVFPSVFLKYNLPHNQDQSLIFNYSTRIDRPNFDQLLPYVNNSDPQNIRVGNPALRPSLTHKFEMNYSRYYPGSKDFLNTGVYYSQANDDIDRISVLDTTTGITTTKPMNLATDKDWGANFTYNLHILKGWNVSSNLNLEYSKLTGTAISNEYFSWGINVNSNCRLPGRFNIQMNAHYRSPRVQPQGTFKAMNGIDMGVRKEMLKNNALAISLNISDILNTQQYSSHYETDAFIQDYSRKRMTRFIRLNIRYRFGKMDPNLFKRKKKPEDQEETPETEDKKQQNDRL; encoded by the coding sequence ATGCGGTATTCCCTGTTAATAATAACAGCGGTCCTGGCCACCTGTTATGTATCTGTAGTAGCCCAAACCACCAACAAGCTGACCGGCAAAGCCATAGACGCCAGCACCGGCAAGCCCGTTGAATATGCTTCCGTAGTCATCCTACAGGAAAAAGATTCTTCCGTGCTCACAGGGATGTACACCCAACCAGATGGTACTTTCAGCTTCAACCCGCTGCAAACCGGCCACTACATCCTCCGTATCACCTTCATGGGTTACGACAACCTCTATAAAAACATTACAACCAATAAACCGTTGGGCACCCTAAAGCTCACCCCCACCGGCAAAGTCCTCGCGACCGTCGAAATCAAATCCGAAAAGCCCGCGTTCTCTATGCAGATCGACAGACAGGTATTCGACGCCGGCGCTTTCGTAACCGCCGAAGGAGGTACAGGCACTGATATTCTAAAAAACATTCCCAGCGTGGACGTGGATATAGACGATAACGTTACCCTCCGTGGCAAAAGCGTCACCATCTATGTAGACGGCAAGCCCTCCCCCTTTGGAGATGCTAAAACAGCCCTGCAAATGATTCCCGCAGAGACGATCGACAGAGTTGAAGTGATCAACAACCCCTCTGCTAAATTCGAAGCCAACGGCGGTGGCGGTATCATCAACATCGTGCTGAAAAAAGATAAAGCTATCGGCTACAATGTCATGTTCAACGCCGGCGTAGCAACAAGAGGACAAGTCAACGGCACGGCAAACGCCAGCTTAAGACTGAAGAAATTCAACTTCTTTGGTAACTACAATGGCCGCTACGAATCTACCACCGGCTCCGGCTATAGCTACCGCCAGAACCTGATCGCCGATACTTCCGGCTCCTGGTTCTTTACACAGGATAGCCATAATAAGAACACCAGTCACCAAAACGGCGGCCGTATTGGACTCGACTATTACCTCGGTGAGTATAATACGTTCACCCTCTCCGAAGGCTTTAGCAGTAGCGGCGGTAACAGCGAAGACAACATTTTGCTCGATTACCTCAACCAGGTCAAAGACCCTGTCAAATCAGGTGAAAGACATAATACCAGCGGTAATAAAAACCCCAACAATAACACCGCCTTCAATTTCCGCCATACTACCAGCAGGCAGAATGAAGAATGGACAGCCTACGTGAGCTATAGCAACAACAAAGGCAATAGCAACAGTAACTACTTCACTAAGTATAACACTGCCGCCAACCCTACTCTGCAGGCGAATACCGGCCGCTCTCAAAATAAATTCTGGAACATCCAGACAGACTATACCACCCCATTCGGGAAAAAAGGAAAATTCGAAACAGGAGGTAAAATCACGCTACGCAATAACAACAACGACTATAACGCACAGGTCTACAACTGGGACTCCATGGAATACCAGACCAGCAGCCTGCTCTCCAATACCTATTATTATAAGGAAGACATTTACGGCGCCTACGTCAATGTATCCAACGCCATCGGTAACCTCGGCTACATGGTCGGCACCCGGGTAGAACAGGCCTATCTCAATGGCTACTCCTACACCAAGGATACTTCGGTGAATAATAAATTCTTCAACGTATTTCCCAGCGTATTCCTGAAATACAACCTGCCACATAACCAGGACCAAAGCCTGATCTTCAACTATTCTACCCGCATAGACAGGCCGAATTTTGACCAGCTCCTCCCCTACGTCAACAACTCCGACCCACAGAACATCCGCGTGGGTAACCCGGCTTTACGCCCATCCCTGACCCATAAGTTCGAAATGAACTACTCAAGATATTACCCTGGTTCAAAAGATTTCCTGAACACCGGGGTATACTATTCCCAGGCCAATGACGACATTGACCGCATCAGTGTGTTGGATACCACTACCGGCATCACCACGACCAAACCCATGAACCTGGCTACAGACAAAGACTGGGGAGCTAACTTTACCTACAACCTCCACATCCTCAAAGGCTGGAATGTATCCAGTAACCTGAACCTGGAATACAGCAAACTGACCGGCACCGCCATCAGCAATGAATATTTCTCCTGGGGCATCAATGTGAACTCAAATTGCCGCCTGCCCGGCCGTTTTAATATACAAATGAACGCTCACTACCGGTCACCCCGCGTACAGCCACAGGGTACCTTCAAAGCGATGAACGGCATTGACATGGGGGTGCGGAAAGAAATGCTGAAGAACAATGCACTGGCCATCTCTCTCAATATCTCCGATATATTAAATACACAGCAATACAGCTCCCACTACGAAACTGATGCCTTTATACAGGACTACAGCCGTAAGAGGATGACCCGTTTTATCAGGCTGAATATCCGTTACCGTTTTGGAAAGATGGATCCAAACTTATTCAAAAGAAAGAAGAAACCGGAAGATCAGGAAGAAACGCCGGAAACTGAGGACAAAAAACAACAAAACGACAGGTTATAA
- a CDS encoding (Fe-S)-binding protein, with translation MQIKTMAEYFASGESPEILFWVGCAGSFDQRAQKITKAFATILTKIGVRFAILGKEESCTGDPARRAGNEFIFQMMAQNNIMVLNNYGVQKIVTTCPHCFNTLKNEYPELGGNYEVLHHASYLQQLIDAGKIRLKGGGAFKGRKITYHDSCYLGRANEIYEAPRKVLEALDAELVEMKRCRSNGLCCGAGGAQMFKEEEKGNTRINFERGKEAVETGAAVIAANCPFCMTMLTDGVKEQGKEESVKVLDIAELIAQQLEE, from the coding sequence ATGCAAATAAAAACGATGGCAGAATATTTCGCCAGTGGCGAATCGCCGGAGATTCTTTTCTGGGTAGGGTGTGCGGGGAGTTTTGATCAGCGTGCACAAAAGATTACGAAGGCATTTGCAACGATCCTGACGAAGATTGGGGTGCGGTTTGCGATATTGGGAAAAGAGGAAAGTTGTACGGGAGATCCGGCGAGGAGAGCGGGGAATGAGTTTATATTCCAGATGATGGCGCAGAATAATATTATGGTGCTGAATAATTATGGGGTACAAAAGATAGTAACGACCTGTCCTCATTGTTTTAATACATTGAAGAATGAGTACCCGGAGTTGGGAGGAAATTATGAGGTGTTGCATCATGCTTCGTATTTGCAGCAGCTGATAGATGCGGGGAAGATCCGGTTGAAGGGAGGTGGGGCTTTTAAGGGTAGGAAGATCACTTATCATGATTCCTGTTATTTAGGGAGGGCGAATGAGATCTATGAGGCGCCAAGGAAGGTATTGGAGGCGTTGGATGCGGAGTTGGTGGAGATGAAAAGGTGTAGAAGTAATGGGTTGTGCTGTGGGGCAGGTGGGGCGCAGATGTTTAAGGAAGAGGAAAAGGGGAACACGAGGATAAATTTTGAGAGAGGGAAAGAGGCGGTGGAGACGGGAGCGGCTGTGATTGCTGCGAATTGTCCTTTTTGTATGACGATGCTGACGGATGGGGTGAAGGAACAGGGGAAGGAGGAATCTGTAAAGGTATTGGATATTGCTGAGCTGATAGCTCAGCAGTTGGAGGAGTAG
- a CDS encoding phosphoribosyltransferase family protein: MESKNVILTQDVIDKKIKRIAYEIYEHNSEEQHIILAGIWDRGTILAEKIAAILKEISPIQIKLIELKLDKQHPDKVQLSESLDFNGKVVVLVDDVANSGRTMLYALKPLLEFLPKKIQTAVLVDRKHKSFPLSVDFVGYSLSTALQEMVMVDVAGEVIQSAYLQ; this comes from the coding sequence ATGGAATCAAAGAATGTAATCCTCACCCAGGATGTGATCGATAAAAAAATCAAGCGTATCGCTTATGAAATATATGAGCATAACAGTGAAGAACAGCACATCATACTGGCTGGTATCTGGGACCGGGGGACAATTCTAGCCGAAAAAATAGCGGCTATCCTGAAAGAAATCTCTCCCATTCAAATAAAGCTCATTGAACTAAAACTGGATAAACAACATCCTGATAAGGTGCAACTCTCTGAATCATTGGATTTCAATGGAAAAGTAGTAGTACTGGTAGATGATGTGGCCAATTCAGGCAGAACAATGCTGTACGCACTGAAACCTTTGCTGGAATTCCTACCAAAGAAGATCCAGACGGCTGTACTGGTAGACCGTAAACATAAATCTTTCCCGCTGTCAGTGGATTTTGTGGGTTATTCTTTATCTACAGCACTCCAGGAGATGGTAATGGTCGATGTAGCAGGAGAGGTGATTCAGTCTGCTTACTTACAATAA
- a CDS encoding (Fe-S)-binding protein — translation MYIIQEILFVFAFAVAVYLFYRKARQIRLNILLGRDVSLNDRPDLRWKNVLLLAFGQKKMFRNPLVAVLHFFVYAGFLIINVEILEIILDGIFGTHRLFMPLLGSLYPLLIGCFEVLAVLVLSGCAIFLVRRNIVHVRRLAMHELDGWPKSDANYILITEIVLMVLFLTMNTADQALHPEVGPFLVSGAFRGSFEGLSPVSLEAIERTCWWLHILGILAFLNYLPYSKHLHIILAFPNAYFSDLRPKGKMENMPAVQKEVTLMLQPELAAAEPASAEMPKFGAKDVPDLTWKNILDAYSCTECGRCTAACPANLTGKKLSPRKIMMDTRDRADEIGKLGNTEGKTLLRDYISEEELRACTSCNACVQECPVSINPLHIILQLRRHLVMEESSAPQEWNMMFSNIENNMAPWKFSPDDRDKWAVEMNA, via the coding sequence ATGTATATAATTCAGGAAATCCTGTTTGTATTTGCCTTTGCTGTTGCAGTGTACCTCTTTTACCGCAAAGCCAGGCAGATCAGGCTTAATATTTTGCTTGGAAGAGATGTGTCGTTGAATGATCGCCCCGATCTACGTTGGAAAAATGTACTACTCCTTGCCTTTGGGCAGAAAAAAATGTTCCGCAACCCGTTGGTGGCTGTGCTACACTTCTTTGTGTATGCCGGTTTTCTGATCATTAATGTGGAGATACTTGAAATTATCCTGGATGGGATATTTGGCACTCACCGGTTGTTTATGCCGCTATTAGGGTCATTATATCCTTTATTAATAGGGTGTTTTGAGGTATTGGCGGTATTGGTACTCAGTGGTTGTGCGATCTTCCTGGTCAGGCGTAACATTGTGCATGTGCGCCGGCTGGCGATGCATGAACTGGATGGCTGGCCAAAGTCAGACGCGAATTATATCCTGATTACGGAAATTGTGCTGATGGTGTTGTTTCTCACCATGAATACGGCGGATCAGGCATTGCATCCGGAGGTGGGACCGTTTTTGGTATCCGGGGCTTTCAGGGGGTCTTTTGAGGGGTTGTCTCCCGTTTCGCTGGAGGCGATTGAGCGCACCTGCTGGTGGCTGCATATTCTAGGTATCCTGGCATTTTTGAATTACCTGCCTTATTCCAAGCACCTGCATATAATACTGGCGTTTCCCAATGCTTACTTTAGTGACCTGCGTCCAAAAGGGAAGATGGAGAATATGCCGGCGGTACAGAAAGAGGTGACCCTTATGCTCCAGCCTGAGCTGGCTGCGGCCGAACCTGCGTCGGCAGAGATGCCGAAGTTCGGGGCGAAAGATGTACCTGACCTGACCTGGAAGAATATCCTGGATGCGTATAGTTGCACGGAATGCGGACGGTGTACAGCTGCTTGTCCGGCGAACCTGACGGGGAAGAAATTGTCTCCCCGCAAGATCATGATGGATACCCGTGACCGTGCTGATGAAATAGGTAAATTGGGGAATACGGAAGGAAAAACCCTGTTGCGTGATTATATCAGCGAAGAAGAGCTGAGGGCTTGTACCAGTTGTAATGCCTGTGTACAGGAATGTCCGGTCAGCATCAATCCTTTGCACATTATTCTACAACTACGCCGCCACCTGGTGATGGAAGAATCCAGTGCACCACAGGAGTGGAATATGATGTTTAGTAATATAGAAAATAACATGGCCCCCTGGAAGTTTAGTCCTGATGACAGGGATAAATGGGCGGTTGAAATGAATGCATAA
- the tnpB gene encoding IS66 family insertion sequence element accessory protein TnpB gives MHKSFDGLCGIVTNMMQRQPKDKEVYIFLNKQLPHVTILLHERGSI, from the coding sequence ATGCATAAAAGCTTTGACGGCCTTTGTGGAATTGTGACCAACATGATGCAGCGACAGCCTAAAGATAAGGAAGTGTATATATTTTTAAATAAGCAGCTGCCCCACGTTACAATTCTTTTGCATGAACGGGGGAGTATTTAG
- a CDS encoding RNA polymerase sigma-70 factor produces the protein MGKKNLQYESDEYLLDLIRLNDDHAAFSMLYERYWNKLLAISFNLTNDKSVSKEIVQEIFISLWNRRNSLEIKNLNNYLATAVKFAFFDFIEKERRRRVLASAKFGEREEAELDLGIEALFMKEYLTSLLTSLPEKCRLIVTYSRIHDMSNSAIAEKLNISEKTVEGHLTKGLKLLRSNFKNRRSLAVLPILLYLHSL, from the coding sequence ATGGGTAAGAAGAATCTTCAATATGAGTCCGATGAATACTTGCTTGATTTAATCAGACTTAATGACGATCATGCTGCATTTTCCATGTTATATGAACGATATTGGAATAAACTCCTGGCCATTTCATTCAATCTCACAAATGATAAAAGTGTCTCAAAGGAAATTGTCCAGGAAATTTTTATCAGCTTATGGAATCGCAGAAATTCACTGGAAATTAAAAATTTAAACAATTATTTAGCCACAGCAGTAAAATTTGCTTTCTTTGACTTTATTGAAAAAGAAAGAAGAAGACGTGTATTGGCATCAGCAAAATTTGGAGAAAGAGAAGAAGCGGAATTAGATTTAGGAATCGAGGCACTTTTTATGAAGGAATATCTTACCAGCCTTTTGACTTCCCTACCTGAAAAATGCAGGCTTATCGTAACTTATAGCCGTATTCATGACATGAGTAATTCGGCGATAGCAGAAAAATTGAACATTTCTGAAAAGACGGTGGAAGGCCATCTCACTAAAGGACTAAAACTGCTAAGATCGAATTTTAAAAATCGCAGGTCACTGGCGGTTTTGCCTATTCTCCTTTACCTGCATTCTTTGTAG
- a CDS encoding protein-L-isoaspartate(D-aspartate) O-methyltransferase, with translation MRRYEDSYKQKGLRKQLVDTIRQKGITDQSVLAAINNIPRHYFLDTAFESIAYEDRAFPIGEGQTISQPYTVAYQTQLLEVKPFEKVLEIGTGSAYQACVLAELKAMIFTIERQKRLFDQVKLFPFKAKYPNLRFFYGDGYEGLPTYAPFDKVLVTAAAPQIPERLLQQMKVGGKMVIPVGGQEVQRMLRITKVSESDYEQEMFDNFSFVPMLAGKKA, from the coding sequence ATGAGGCGGTACGAAGACTCCTATAAACAAAAAGGATTACGCAAGCAGCTGGTAGATACTATCCGGCAAAAGGGCATAACAGACCAAAGCGTTTTAGCAGCTATCAATAACATTCCCCGGCATTATTTCCTGGATACGGCATTCGAAAGCATTGCTTATGAGGATAGGGCATTCCCCATCGGGGAGGGGCAGACTATTTCCCAACCTTATACTGTGGCCTACCAGACACAGTTGCTGGAAGTAAAGCCATTTGAAAAGGTGCTGGAAATAGGTACCGGTAGTGCTTACCAGGCCTGTGTGCTGGCTGAACTGAAGGCGATGATCTTCACGATCGAACGTCAGAAACGCCTCTTTGACCAGGTAAAGCTGTTTCCTTTTAAAGCAAAGTATCCTAATCTCCGGTTCTTTTATGGAGATGGGTATGAAGGTCTCCCTACCTATGCACCTTTTGACAAGGTCCTTGTCACCGCAGCGGCCCCCCAGATCCCGGAGCGCCTGTTGCAGCAGATGAAGGTCGGTGGCAAAATGGTGATTCCTGTCGGCGGACAGGAAGTGCAACGTATGTTGCGCATTACTAAGGTAAGTGAGTCAGATTATGAGCAGGAGATGTTTGACAATTTCTCGTTTGTTCCGATGCTGGCAGGGAAAAAAGCCTGA